Proteins encoded by one window of Halorussus vallis:
- a CDS encoding cation:proton antiporter has translation MAELLLVEIGIALTGIALAGALANRIGLSVIPAYIIIGILIGPNEPSSIGGISLTLVEHREFIDVLAELGIIFLLFFLGLEFSVSQLLADRKRIAKIGSIDFLINFGLGLTLGVVFGYTLLETFFIAGIVYISSSAVITKSLIDNGWVANPESSPILGTLVFEDILIAIYLALLSAVALGEGTALDAAMSVGSAFAFLGVLTVVAWYGSEYVERAFDADSDELFLLRVLGITTLIAGAALTAGLSEAVAAFFVGTAFSGTDHTERIEDVVAPARDFFAAVFFFSIGLTTDITLLANVVWLLLAAILVTTAGKLVSGTLSGQVYGLDRIRSARVGFGMVPRGEFSLVIATLAASVGTGALGSVIPAFTVGYVLLMSILGTVLIQNSDPILDRVPLRLRKSTPE, from the coding sequence ATGGCGGAACTGTTGCTTGTCGAGATCGGCATCGCACTGACTGGTATCGCGCTCGCAGGTGCTTTGGCCAACCGCATCGGCCTGTCCGTAATCCCAGCATACATCATCATCGGGATCCTCATCGGACCGAATGAGCCGTCCTCAATTGGCGGAATCTCACTCACCCTCGTCGAACATCGGGAGTTTATCGATGTACTCGCTGAACTCGGTATCATATTCCTGTTGTTCTTCCTTGGTCTCGAGTTCAGCGTCTCTCAGCTGCTGGCCGATCGGAAACGCATCGCGAAAATCGGGAGTATCGACTTCCTCATCAACTTCGGTCTCGGCCTGACTCTTGGTGTCGTCTTCGGCTACACGCTCTTGGAGACGTTCTTCATCGCGGGGATCGTCTACATTTCCTCGAGTGCCGTGATCACGAAGTCACTCATCGATAACGGCTGGGTTGCGAACCCGGAGAGTAGCCCGATCTTGGGCACACTCGTCTTTGAAGATATTCTCATCGCCATCTACTTAGCACTACTATCGGCGGTCGCACTGGGTGAGGGGACAGCTCTGGATGCTGCGATGTCTGTGGGGTCGGCGTTTGCGTTTCTCGGTGTCCTCACCGTCGTTGCGTGGTACGGCTCGGAGTACGTGGAGCGAGCGTTCGACGCGGATTCAGATGAACTATTCCTGCTTCGGGTTCTGGGGATCACGACACTCATAGCCGGTGCAGCTCTCACCGCTGGACTCAGTGAAGCTGTCGCTGCGTTCTTCGTCGGGACAGCGTTCAGCGGAACCGACCATACCGAACGGATCGAGGACGTCGTCGCACCTGCCCGTGACTTCTTTGCTGCTGTGTTCTTCTTCTCGATCGGGCTCACGACAGACATTACATTACTCGCCAACGTCGTCTGGTTGCTCCTTGCAGCCATTCTCGTCACGACTGCTGGAAAGCTGGTGAGTGGCACACTGTCCGGTCAAGTCTACGGATTGGATCGAATACGTTCGGCCCGTGTCGGTTTTGGGATGGTGCCACGAGGTGAGTTTTCTCTCGTGATCGCTACACTTGCTGCCAGTGTTGGCACTGGGGCACTCGGATCCGTAATTCCCGCATTTACGGTTGGTTACGTCTTGCTGATGAGCATCTTGGGGACTGTTCTGATCCAGAACTCGGATCCGATTCTGGACCGTGTTCCACTGAGACTGCGAAAGTCAACACCCGAGTGA
- a CDS encoding TrkH family potassium uptake protein, translating into MRIRVDWRVSCRLVGTILKWLWVPLLFPLGIALYDGTALLPFVLPILGTALLGLGLEQLTDERDLRAREAFLMVSLTWLSIALVGAVPFLLAGEGTLAEPVNALFESMSGITTTGATVIVNFELHSRAILMWRAVLQWLGGLGILVLATAVLSQLSVGGAQLMETETQTQDVNKLTPRISETAALLWKLYIGLTGLQVAVLYGLHLVGYAPEMTLYNAIAHAFTTIATSGFSPRGDSIAAFSPAVQWVIIPFMAIGATSFVLLYFVFQGNFDRLRNSDEFRFYVAILGFFSLGVGGMLFANGGPYTSLEEIARHAIFQVVSIVTTTGYASTDFNLWSAGPKHLLFVCMFIGGMAGSTTCSIKTLRWLVVVKAFRRDLFTAASPSAIRPVRLSGSVIDEETIRDIYAYTLVSLVFFILATIFVVLDASRVQLTVSEFEAMSAAAATFFNIGPAFGIAGPLESYEPFPRSTKLVMTFLMWVGRIEIIPVLVLLTPSYWQS; encoded by the coding sequence ATGAGGATTCGCGTCGATTGGCGGGTTAGCTGCCGACTGGTTGGAACGATTCTCAAGTGGCTGTGGGTGCCATTACTCTTCCCACTCGGTATCGCTCTCTACGACGGAACGGCACTGCTCCCGTTCGTCCTCCCGATACTTGGCACAGCACTCCTCGGACTCGGTCTCGAACAGCTGACCGACGAGCGTGACCTCCGTGCCCGCGAGGCGTTTCTAATGGTCTCGCTGACGTGGTTGAGCATCGCGCTCGTCGGTGCCGTCCCATTTCTGCTGGCTGGGGAAGGCACTCTCGCAGAACCTGTGAACGCGCTTTTCGAGAGTATGAGCGGCATCACGACGACCGGCGCGACGGTCATCGTGAATTTCGAACTCCACTCACGGGCCATCCTCATGTGGCGAGCGGTCCTTCAGTGGCTCGGTGGGCTCGGCATTCTCGTGCTGGCGACGGCAGTCCTCTCCCAGCTGTCCGTCGGTGGCGCACAGCTCATGGAGACCGAAACCCAGACACAGGACGTCAACAAACTCACCCCCCGGATTTCGGAAACAGCCGCCCTTCTCTGGAAGCTCTATATCGGCCTGACCGGGCTCCAGGTGGCGGTTCTCTACGGGCTTCACTTGGTTGGATATGCACCGGAGATGACGTTGTACAATGCGATTGCGCACGCATTCACGACGATCGCGACGAGTGGCTTTTCACCCCGGGGGGACAGCATTGCTGCCTTCTCTCCTGCTGTGCAGTGGGTGATTATTCCGTTCATGGCAATCGGTGCAACCAGTTTCGTGTTACTCTACTTCGTCTTCCAAGGGAACTTCGACCGGCTCCGGAACAGCGACGAGTTTCGGTTCTACGTCGCGATCCTCGGGTTCTTTTCCCTCGGTGTTGGCGGGATGCTGTTCGCGAACGGCGGGCCATACACGAGTCTCGAAGAGATCGCTCGACACGCTATCTTCCAGGTTGTCTCAATCGTCACAACCACTGGCTACGCGAGCACGGACTTCAACCTCTGGTCGGCGGGACCCAAACACCTCCTGTTCGTCTGTATGTTCATTGGTGGAATGGCTGGCAGTACGACCTGTTCGATCAAGACGCTGCGCTGGTTGGTCGTCGTGAAGGCGTTTCGGCGCGACCTGTTTACGGCAGCTAGTCCAAGTGCGATTCGCCCAGTCCGACTGAGCGGATCCGTCATCGACGAAGAGACGATTCGGGATATCTATGCGTACACCCTCGTGAGTCTCGTGTTTTTCATCCTGGCGACGATTTTCGTCGTGCTCGACGCTTCTCGGGTACAATTAACGGTTTCTGAGTTTGAGGCGATGAGTGCTGCAGCAGCAACGTTCTTCAATATCGGACCGGCCTTCGGTATCGCAGGCCCACTCGAAAGCTACGAGCCGTTCCCGCGGTCGACGAAGCTCGTTATGACGTTCCTCATGTGGGTTGGACGGATCGAAATCATTCCGGTGCTGGTGCTATTGACGCCGTCCTACTGGCAATCGTGA
- a CDS encoding universal stress protein → MPLTGDSTILVPVDVSVAEPPDQEVLELLRPVNLVVLGYYPVPKQTAPAHLKEDHESDASERLDDLVRQFDSTEHDVEGVLVFTKDRQDSIDRVADQHDCDAVFVPGEAGPVERILVPLRGDVNLERIISLVGDLVRASDATVTLFHSVEEGTDPSQGEFVLRGAADRLSEEGIDRDRLDWELSGAEDPKSAIIDIAAEHDLIILGETEPSLRGRILGTVLTPILDGTEKPAIVVRDIN, encoded by the coding sequence ATGCCCCTCACCGGTGACTCGACGATTCTCGTTCCGGTCGACGTCTCCGTCGCAGAACCACCTGATCAGGAGGTTTTAGAACTACTTCGACCGGTTAACCTCGTGGTACTCGGTTACTATCCGGTCCCAAAACAGACCGCCCCAGCTCATCTCAAGGAAGACCACGAATCCGACGCCTCAGAGCGATTGGACGACCTCGTTAGACAGTTTGACAGTACTGAACACGACGTCGAGGGCGTCCTCGTCTTCACGAAGGACCGTCAGGATTCCATCGACCGGGTCGCAGATCAACACGACTGCGACGCGGTCTTTGTCCCCGGTGAAGCCGGACCCGTCGAACGGATACTCGTTCCCCTTCGAGGAGACGTGAACCTAGAGCGAATCATCTCACTCGTCGGCGATCTCGTCCGAGCGAGTGATGCGACTGTCACCTTGTTTCATTCTGTTGAGGAGGGGACCGATCCGAGTCAAGGAGAGTTTGTTCTCCGGGGTGCAGCTGACCGGCTATCGGAGGAGGGAATCGATCGCGACCGGCTCGACTGGGAACTTTCCGGAGCCGAGGATCCGAAGTCAGCGATTATCGACATCGCTGCGGAGCACGATCTGATCATTCTTGGGGAAACAGAACCATCACTTCGAGGCCGGATTCTGGGAACTGTTCTCACTCCGATCCTCGATGGAACCGAGAAACCTGCGATCGTCGTTCGAGACATCAATTAG
- a CDS encoding amino acid permease — MTDDSGGELERNIGFLEAMTLGGGTMIGAGIFILPGIAAEGAGPASSISFILAGFVALLAALSLSELATGMPIAGGSYHYVNRALGGLFGSIVGWGMWSGLMFASAFYMIGFGQYLVEPIPFLDGRLFIVLLGLAGLALIVGVNYYGTEESSQLQNVMIGTETVVVLAYVALGLFFIDPSNLEPFAPTGPSGIIATTGVVFVSFLGFEIIATVAGEVKDPSRNIPLTMILSVVLVTILYALVMLVSTGVIRYEALGDSLVPVSDVAVVFMGSIGVVAIVAAAAIAAISSSNSSILAAARVNFAMGRDELMSNWLNVTHDRFGTPHRAIIATGAVTALLIAAGLNIETIVALLAEVASFSFLVSYSMVHVALVVFRRADPEDYDPSFKIPDVLYPAVPILGVVLSLVVISQMASVIILLGLGIVGVGVGWYFIYVKEHAIDRGLIDDAISPTVDGYTVVVPVVNPETQQDLLRLAAATAHAHTDEETPELVAVNVLQVADPSPQQNIEAERLDHQHDLLEAARDIAAEMDVNLRTVAMTGQRVDETILEAILEEDADQVLLGWKGTLTRLGHVFGPNLDSVVERAPCEVTLVTLHDETIGTTVALAGPGPHSPVAARRAAEFATVDGSVPTLVNVQPEREPESAAVERGEAVIEDVAHQAGLDPEEYESEVIVADDIEATILETVNHYNTICVGLSERSEASRIMFGTIAERISQEATSNVGIVRGPLEVDEPATRPLEEQLSK; from the coding sequence ATGACCGACGACAGCGGCGGGGAACTAGAGCGGAATATCGGGTTCCTCGAGGCGATGACACTAGGCGGTGGTACGATGATTGGAGCGGGAATTTTCATCCTACCAGGAATCGCAGCCGAAGGTGCCGGCCCCGCGAGTTCGATCTCCTTCATACTCGCTGGCTTCGTCGCGTTGCTCGCGGCCCTGTCGCTCTCCGAGCTGGCGACAGGAATGCCCATTGCCGGCGGAAGCTACCATTACGTGAATCGTGCTCTCGGTGGACTGTTCGGAAGCATCGTCGGATGGGGAATGTGGAGTGGCCTCATGTTCGCCAGCGCGTTCTATATGATCGGATTCGGCCAATACCTCGTCGAGCCGATTCCATTTCTCGATGGCCGACTGTTCATTGTCCTTCTGGGACTCGCGGGACTGGCCCTGATTGTCGGGGTGAATTACTACGGGACAGAGGAGTCGAGCCAGCTACAAAACGTGATGATTGGGACGGAAACCGTAGTCGTCCTGGCGTACGTGGCTCTCGGTCTGTTCTTTATCGACCCGTCCAATCTCGAGCCGTTTGCTCCCACGGGACCGAGTGGGATTATCGCCACGACTGGCGTCGTTTTCGTCTCATTTCTCGGCTTCGAGATCATCGCGACTGTCGCAGGGGAAGTCAAAGATCCCAGCCGGAACATCCCGCTGACGATGATTCTCTCGGTCGTCCTCGTCACGATCCTCTACGCATTAGTGATGCTTGTCAGTACCGGGGTCATCCGATACGAAGCACTTGGTGACTCACTCGTTCCGGTTTCGGATGTCGCAGTCGTGTTTATGGGCTCAATCGGAGTTGTGGCAATCGTCGCCGCTGCAGCCATCGCAGCGATTTCCAGTTCGAACTCTTCGATTCTCGCAGCGGCCCGAGTGAACTTCGCGATGGGGCGCGATGAGTTGATGAGCAACTGGCTGAACGTCACCCACGACAGATTCGGTACCCCACACCGGGCGATCATCGCAACCGGTGCCGTCACGGCGTTACTGATTGCTGCCGGGCTCAATATCGAGACGATCGTCGCGCTCTTGGCCGAGGTTGCGAGTTTCAGCTTCCTCGTCTCGTATTCGATGGTCCACGTCGCCCTTGTCGTCTTCCGTCGGGCCGATCCCGAAGACTACGATCCGTCGTTCAAGATTCCCGATGTATTGTATCCGGCAGTACCGATCCTCGGGGTGGTACTCTCGCTCGTCGTCATCTCACAGATGGCGTCGGTCATCATCCTCCTCGGATTAGGAATCGTCGGAGTCGGTGTGGGCTGGTACTTCATCTACGTCAAGGAGCACGCCATCGACAGAGGCCTCATCGACGATGCAATCTCGCCGACAGTAGATGGATACACGGTCGTTGTTCCAGTCGTGAATCCCGAGACACAGCAGGACCTCCTCCGACTGGCAGCGGCAACTGCACACGCACATACCGACGAAGAGACGCCAGAACTCGTGGCAGTGAACGTTCTCCAGGTTGCCGACCCGTCACCACAACAGAACATCGAAGCCGAGCGCCTCGACCACCAGCACGACCTCCTCGAAGCGGCACGGGATATCGCAGCGGAGATGGACGTGAATCTGCGGACGGTGGCGATGACCGGACAGCGCGTCGACGAGACGATTCTTGAGGCGATTCTCGAAGAGGACGCCGATCAAGTGCTGCTCGGCTGGAAGGGAACGCTCACTCGACTGGGGCACGTGTTCGGCCCGAATCTCGACTCCGTCGTCGAGAGGGCACCATGTGAAGTCACTCTCGTTACGCTCCACGACGAGACGATCGGTACCACCGTGGCCCTGGCAGGTCCGGGGCCCCACTCGCCGGTTGCTGCACGGCGGGCTGCTGAGTTTGCGACCGTCGACGGGAGCGTCCCGACACTAGTGAACGTTCAGCCAGAAAGAGAACCGGAATCCGCTGCTGTCGAACGAGGGGAAGCAGTGATCGAAGACGTTGCACACCAAGCAGGACTCGATCCAGAGGAGTATGAGAGTGAGGTCATCGTTGCCGATGATATCGAAGCCACGATCCTCGAGACCGTTAATCACTACAATACGATCTGTGTCGGGCTGTCCGAACGGAGCGAAGCGTCTCGGATTATGTTTGGAACGATCGCAGAACGCATCAGTCAGGAGGCAACGAGCAACGTTGGCATCGTTCGCGGTCCCCTCGAAGTCGACGAGCCAGCTACGCGTCCTCTAGAGGAACAGCTATCGAAATGA
- a CDS encoding cation:proton antiporter regulatory subunit, with the protein MTIYETEVPGVGHKFELELDGEERLIVLIHHDGKREVYRRPGENQDSQKLFSLTGKRARQLGSILEGAHFQPIEMDEIQVPLGEAIIEWVDIDSSSPLVGQTLRAANIREQTGVSIIAIQRAEKTIANPMPDTTIEADDILVTLGSRDEQQAFSELVETGSTDTSQA; encoded by the coding sequence ATGACGATCTATGAAACCGAAGTTCCAGGGGTCGGTCATAAATTCGAACTCGAACTGGATGGTGAGGAACGACTAATTGTACTCATTCACCACGATGGGAAGCGTGAGGTCTATCGCCGTCCTGGAGAAAACCAAGACAGCCAGAAGTTGTTCAGTCTTACTGGTAAGCGAGCGCGCCAGCTTGGCTCTATCCTTGAGGGAGCACACTTTCAGCCCATCGAAATGGACGAAATCCAAGTGCCCTTGGGCGAAGCGATCATCGAGTGGGTCGATATCGATTCATCATCACCATTAGTGGGACAGACCCTCCGGGCGGCCAATATTCGGGAGCAGACCGGCGTATCAATTATTGCAATTCAGCGGGCCGAAAAGACGATAGCGAATCCGATGCCCGATACGACTATCGAGGCTGATGATATCCTCGTCACGCTCGGGAGCCGGGACGAGCAACAGGCGTTCTCCGAACTTGTCGAAACCGGATCTACCGATACTTCGCAGGCCTAA
- a CDS encoding phage integrase SAM-like domain-containing protein, protein MNQNTSSTRDGSTPLDDSFERYLQDKGKGRGGDGGNYRRNAARELERFAEWAAGDRGDDDWTGITTDDVDRKPTFEDLDERVFREYARHLAGDRGLKQNTVQTYYRYISAWCGWCVNEGYLEAHYAQRASAMAPLPEDDGRKPGDQQAWTSEQRHAFTRHVDERARDAVEAYTTLSEDTDPLDKQRARYAALKAARDRALVFVLAYTAVRVGELLRDPNDPRRRGVRWEDLSLDDGSMDVYRKKQQWDAASLPDPVISPLRSYRKLMDPPTDRWPVFSTFDQRTLATLVQDELADRGKHPDTIDDRRSEFARDLLLALDEDVRPPSITTDGARSILQRLSEAAEIDIDHPKHDYLAPHGGRRGMGEVLVRAFGYTVAARYLDNSEEMVRERYSHIEAGELGDVATEALSEIDDYLGTGASPG, encoded by the coding sequence ATGAATCAGAACACCTCATCGACACGCGATGGTTCGACACCGCTCGACGACAGCTTCGAGCGCTACCTGCAGGACAAGGGGAAAGGCCGGGGTGGCGATGGCGGGAACTACCGACGCAACGCGGCGCGCGAGCTCGAGCGGTTCGCCGAGTGGGCCGCCGGCGACCGCGGTGACGACGACTGGACCGGTATCACTACCGACGACGTCGACCGCAAACCCACCTTTGAGGACCTCGACGAACGCGTCTTCCGGGAGTACGCCCGGCACCTCGCCGGTGATCGCGGGCTCAAGCAGAATACCGTACAAACCTATTACCGCTATATCTCTGCGTGGTGTGGCTGGTGCGTCAACGAGGGTTACCTCGAGGCCCACTACGCTCAGCGGGCGAGTGCGATGGCTCCACTTCCCGAAGACGACGGCCGCAAGCCCGGCGACCAGCAGGCCTGGACGTCCGAGCAGCGCCACGCCTTCACCCGCCACGTCGACGAACGGGCCCGCGACGCCGTCGAGGCGTACACGACCCTCTCGGAGGATACTGACCCCCTCGACAAACAGCGAGCGCGCTACGCGGCGCTGAAGGCGGCTCGTGACCGGGCGCTGGTGTTCGTTCTCGCGTACACCGCCGTTCGGGTCGGGGAACTCCTTCGAGACCCAAACGATCCGCGCCGGCGCGGCGTCCGCTGGGAGGACCTCTCCCTCGACGACGGGAGTATGGACGTCTACCGGAAGAAACAGCAGTGGGACGCCGCCAGTCTCCCCGACCCGGTGATCTCGCCCCTGCGGAGCTACCGCAAGCTGATGGACCCGCCGACGGACCGCTGGCCGGTGTTTTCGACGTTCGACCAGCGGACGCTTGCGACGCTCGTACAGGACGAGCTGGCCGACCGAGGGAAACACCCGGATACAATCGACGATAGACGTAGCGAGTTCGCTCGTGACCTCTTATTGGCGCTCGATGAGGACGTGCGACCGCCGTCGATCACGACGGACGGCGCACGGTCGATTCTCCAGCGACTCTCAGAGGCCGCAGAGATCGACATCGACCATCCGAAACACGACTATCTCGCCCCTCACGGCGGTCGACGTGGGATGGGAGAGGTCCTCGTTCGGGCGTTCGGGTACACTGTCGCTGCCCGGTACTTGGACAACTCCGAGGAGATGGTTCGCGAACGGTATTCGCATATCGAGGCTGGGGAACTCGGTGATGTTGCGACTGAGGCACTTTCCGAAATTGACGACTATCTGGGAACAGGTGCATCCCCGGGATAA
- a CDS encoding CPBP family intramembrane glutamic endopeptidase — protein sequence MIAYTIIFISIPVLVAPSGDSLFRSALLRTILTVCVIGLLFGAATYIDKRPIRSFGLEIDGRWGVDALVGLIIGGAIPTVATVLGLVGGWMTVSGVEYTPTATYLRDLGFAIVITVGIAIVEELVFRGYVLSNAIEGLNFRWLSQPVRVGTALGLSALLFALTHPAPELVNGLHFLCAGLLLGLAYLCSGQLALPIGIHAGFNFVSAYVFPTAADPSVAVLSLTVHGPSWLTGQTGFIPLVLQFPAALAIIGYIWWQTGDFGISPTVKSRNLEG from the coding sequence TTGATAGCCTACACCATTATCTTCATCTCGATTCCGGTCCTCGTAGCGCCATCTGGTGACAGCCTCTTCCGGTCTGCTTTGCTTCGCACGATACTCACAGTCTGTGTGATTGGGCTCCTGTTTGGGGCAGCAACCTACATCGACAAACGCCCCATTCGCTCGTTTGGACTCGAGATTGACGGGCGGTGGGGGGTTGACGCACTCGTCGGCCTCATAATTGGAGGCGCAATCCCAACAGTAGCAACTGTACTCGGATTGGTTGGTGGCTGGATGACAGTTAGTGGAGTGGAGTACACTCCAACAGCCACCTATCTCCGAGATCTCGGCTTTGCTATCGTTATTACAGTGGGTATCGCGATTGTTGAAGAACTCGTTTTTCGAGGGTACGTACTCTCGAACGCCATCGAGGGGCTTAACTTTCGATGGCTGTCCCAGCCCGTAAGGGTCGGTACTGCATTGGGGTTGTCCGCCCTTCTATTCGCACTCACGCATCCAGCACCTGAACTCGTCAATGGTCTCCATTTCCTGTGTGCCGGTCTTTTGCTGGGCCTCGCATACCTCTGTTCGGGACAGCTCGCCCTCCCAATCGGCATCCACGCTGGCTTCAATTTCGTCTCTGCGTACGTCTTTCCGACAGCTGCTGATCCATCAGTAGCCGTGCTCTCGTTGACCGTCCACGGGCCCTCCTGGCTCACCGGGCAGACGGGATTTATACCGTTGGTACTCCAGTTCCCGGCGGCACTTGCGATCATAGGATACATTTGGTGGCAAACTGGCGATTTCGGTATCAGCCCAACGGTTAAATCCAGAAATCTCGAGGGGTGA
- a CDS encoding lysylphosphatidylglycerol synthase transmembrane domain-containing protein, with product MNRNQVRATALGFLGVFVVFGILAYLVGAEGFIQELADANRRIVALILLVTLGWLAAWGIGLRTVLAVMDIEISFIRSFFILNGAMFSNNITPFGQAGGEPVTALLISKVTDSEYEQGLAAIASVDTLNFIPSVTFALIGAGYYATKMSFGRRLQFLVAGIIILAIVAPAVGYLSWRRRTRVQSWIVRILTPGLKRLGGILPRMQSPTRQAIRSRVRHFVAAIERVAGDRRGIIVALAASTAGWVLQMVALWLAFLAIGSPIPFSVLLFVIPVGALAAITPLPGGAGGIEVVLVGVLTTLPELAIGGGTAFAAVAIFRGAVYWVPVTIGGVVMGIVGVDAV from the coding sequence ATGAACCGGAATCAAGTACGCGCGACTGCACTCGGATTTCTTGGCGTGTTTGTCGTCTTTGGTATATTGGCATATCTTGTCGGCGCAGAAGGATTCATTCAGGAACTTGCTGACGCTAATCGTCGTATCGTTGCACTTATCCTCCTAGTTACACTCGGATGGCTCGCTGCGTGGGGAATTGGTCTTCGGACAGTCCTGGCGGTGATGGACATCGAGATCTCGTTCATACGATCGTTTTTCATTCTCAACGGAGCAATGTTCTCGAACAACATCACCCCATTTGGGCAAGCAGGTGGTGAACCGGTGACCGCACTGCTTATCTCAAAAGTAACTGACTCGGAATACGAGCAAGGGCTAGCAGCTATCGCAAGCGTAGATACCCTCAACTTCATTCCATCGGTGACGTTCGCTCTGATCGGTGCCGGATATTACGCCACCAAAATGTCGTTCGGGCGGCGCCTGCAATTCCTCGTCGCTGGTATCATCATCCTTGCTATAGTTGCCCCCGCCGTCGGATATCTTTCGTGGCGAAGGCGAACTCGGGTACAGTCGTGGATCGTTCGAATTCTCACTCCAGGTCTCAAACGGCTAGGTGGGATTCTCCCGCGGATGCAATCCCCCACACGACAGGCTATCCGCTCTCGGGTCAGGCATTTTGTCGCCGCTATAGAACGCGTGGCGGGGGATCGTCGGGGAATTATTGTTGCACTCGCTGCCTCGACGGCTGGCTGGGTCCTCCAGATGGTCGCGCTCTGGTTAGCCTTTCTGGCGATCGGTTCTCCGATCCCGTTCTCCGTCCTGTTATTCGTGATCCCAGTTGGGGCTCTCGCTGCGATCACGCCGCTTCCAGGTGGCGCTGGTGGCATAGAGGTAGTACTCGTCGGCGTGCTTACTACCCTTCCTGAACTGGCGATTGGAGGGGGTACCGCCTTCGCCGCTGTCGCTATTTTTCGGGGAGCAGTTTACTGGGTTCCTGTGACTATCGGTGGCGTAGTAATGGGAATCGTAGGCGTTGACGCTGTTTGA
- a CDS encoding DUF7437 domain-containing protein, with protein MAHSPPRSGRPPIQQLQTVVDLLETPALARLYAYILQHGPVTVSEIVDELDIPQGTTYDYVQNLETAGLVEKTRDQRPYKYDAESIALTLSTDGETQTITPALIAAVARREEDEDVDVYIERHGLDSLAVALEYAYEYVDGTVNHRIAARELDLSPLEAEIILQALEPVATEYADAAA; from the coding sequence ATGGCGCACTCGCCGCCCCGGTCAGGTCGACCACCTATTCAGCAGCTGCAGACGGTCGTCGACCTTCTCGAGACGCCGGCACTCGCTCGGCTGTACGCCTACATCTTGCAGCACGGCCCCGTCACCGTTTCCGAGATCGTCGACGAGCTCGATATCCCACAAGGGACCACCTACGACTACGTGCAGAACCTCGAAACAGCTGGCTTAGTGGAGAAAACCCGTGATCAGCGACCGTATAAATACGACGCCGAGTCGATTGCACTCACGCTCTCGACGGACGGCGAGACCCAAACGATCACGCCGGCCCTTATTGCAGCCGTCGCCCGCCGAGAGGAGGACGAGGACGTCGACGTCTACATCGAGCGTCATGGCCTCGACAGCCTTGCTGTCGCCCTCGAGTACGCCTACGAGTACGTCGACGGCACGGTCAACCATCGGATTGCGGCCCGGGAGCTTGACCTCTCACCGCTTGAGGCCGAGATCATCCTCCAGGCGCTGGAACCGGTTGCGACCGAGTACGCCGACGCGGCTGCATGA
- a CDS encoding DUF7342 family protein, with the protein MTEDTGLRNQQTTGEDRVRMVARQLSEPRTANWIASEAGWSHEPTKRVLERLVDDGILHRDESGTHTTYYPDYRRQAMQEAMRLRDSGHTVEELTDRLADMKTQIRDWEDEFGVESPNQLRGTLADESLDSDEEDRRREIAREWEHLQRRIQIVGFAIREWDFLAPTTEPAEANS; encoded by the coding sequence ATGACAGAAGATACTGGACTACGGAATCAACAGACTACGGGCGAAGACCGCGTGCGGATGGTCGCCCGGCAGCTGTCGGAGCCGCGGACGGCCAACTGGATCGCCTCCGAAGCGGGCTGGTCACACGAACCAACCAAACGCGTCCTCGAACGCCTCGTCGACGATGGGATCCTCCATCGTGACGAAAGCGGCACTCACACGACGTATTACCCTGATTACCGCCGCCAAGCGATGCAGGAGGCGATGCGCCTCCGAGACAGCGGGCACACTGTCGAGGAGCTCACGGACCGTCTCGCCGATATGAAGACGCAGATTCGCGACTGGGAGGACGAATTCGGCGTCGAGTCACCGAACCAGCTTCGTGGAACGCTCGCCGACGAGTCCCTTGACTCCGACGAGGAAGACCGGCGCCGTGAGATCGCCCGCGAGTGGGAGCACCTTCAGCGGCGTATCCAGATCGTTGGCTTCGCCATCCGCGAATGGGACTTCCTCGCTCCGACGACAGAGCCTGCCGAGGCCAACAGCTAA